The Deltaproteobacteria bacterium genomic sequence AGGCGTCATCCAGCGCTTTGAGTACACCATGGAGTTGGCCTGGAACGTCATGAAGGACTACCTGGAAAGCGAGAGTCTTGTCTTACCCCAAGTCACCCCTCGGGCGGTCATACGCGCTGCCTTCGCGTCCAGGCTGATCAGCGACGGTGAGACGTGGATGGATGCATTGGATGACCGCAACAAGATGTCCCATACCTACGACTTCAAGCAGTTCCAGGCTGTGATCGACAGCATCAGGAGCCGCTATCTGGAGGTCATGGCTGAGCTCTATACGAAGTTGCTCGAAGAGAGAGGGGACTAGACCCGATGGACCACGGCCTCACAGCCAAGCAGCTACTCACGATCAAGCGTATTCTCGCGCCTTATGCGGACATCATCACTCGTGTGGACCTTTTCGGGTCCCGCGC encodes the following:
- a CDS encoding nucleotidyltransferase substrate binding protein; translation: MNPPKKPRWQYRFDNYQRAFVLLREALDEDRELSQLEQEGVIQRFEYTMELAWNVMKDYLESESLVLPQVTPRAVIRAAFASRLISDGETWMDALDDRNKMSHTYDFKQFQAVIDSIRSRYLEVMAELYTKLLEERGD